TTTGAGCCAGCTGAGGGTCTCGGTGCCGCGGTAACTCCAGGCGAAGATGTTGTCGATGCCTGCCTTGCGGCTCTCGGAAACTGCAATAGCGAGATCATTTTCGCGGCCCGCTTCAATCTGGTATGCCTTGATCCACATCTGCACGGCTTTGCCGTACTTGGTGGCAACTTCTGTCAGCTTGCGAGCTGTCTCGGCGTATTTTTCGCGGACCCATTCTTCGGTCGCGCCCTTTTCCCAGTACGGGTCAGATGCGACTTCATCGACGCTTTCGAGGCTTGCCACGCGGCCCCAGTCGTCGAGGCCTGCGGGGAACCAGGGCGGAAGCATGCACACGCAGTTGCGTTTGCCGCGGGCGTGAACGTCGACCGTCATTTCTTTCAGAAAATCAATCAGGCTGTCTTCGCGGAATTTCAAAACGTCTTCGGTGAGTTCGGCGGGCATGTTGTACCCGAATTGCTTGCGGAACTTGGCCTGGCATTTTTCGCAACGACAACTCCAGTTGCTAAGACCGCCCTTCTCGAAATAGAAATGCGGCTCGTCCCAGAAAATCGTGCTCACCTTCGTGGCGCAAACGGATTCAATCCACTTGTGCATGTAGGCGCGGAATTCCGGATGGTTCGGGCAGGCGGCCACCTTGGGCTTGCCGTCGAGCGCTACCTGGCATAAGTCATGGTTCCTTGCGGTGAGTTCCGAATACGCCTCGCCGCCAAACACGCGGCCGACACCCCACGGGTTCACGTAGACAGTCAGACCGAGCTCTGCAGACTGGTCCACGATGTCTTTCATGGTACCGTAGTAATATTGTTGGTCTTCTTCGCTCCAGGTGTGGAGCACCGCGTTAAAACCCGCCGCCTTGATGTCTTGCATATCGGCAAGAACATGCTTAGGCGACCGCACGCCAAAATAACTTACACCCTTAATCATAATGGGTAATGTAGTATTTAGAATTTAGAACTTAGAGCTTAGAACTTAGAAAATGTCTAAGTTCTACCAACTAAGCTCTACCAACTGTGCCGCAGGCACTAGTTATTTGCCCATTGGGGCGATCCGCTCTTGAGCAACACCTGTTCGAGCGTGCTATACCATTCGTCTTCACTCACGGGTTTGCGGACCCAGTAATAATTTTCGTCGCACTGGGGGAGCGGCATGTTGTCGGGCACCAATTCCACAATCCACGATTCAGGAATGCCGTCGTGCAAGAGCTTGCTGAACTTGAGGTTCTGTTCGTGCGGGCGGTCAGCGTGGTCGAGAATGATAAGTGCGGGGGACTGTCCGATAATCAGGGCAGATTCCAAAAGGTTCGTTGCGTCTTCGATTGAATTGCAAGTGTACATGGTGGAATCTTCTGCCAAATCGCCGTGCTCCAAAAGCCAACGGAAAGTCCATTGACTGAGGCGGTCTAAGCTACCGGGGGAGGACGGAGCGATGAAGAAAATGTGTCCCATGGCCTAAAAGATAGGTAATTCTCCCAAATTGTGGATAGATTTTTTCGCCTTTTTCAAAAAATATTTTTTGCCAAATAGATACGCTCTACTTATCAACAATTTACTACCAAACTGTTAATTTGAAAATTTTTGAATTGTGGATGCGGGCGCGCGATGTTGATAATAAACGAGCTTTTTTGAAGATTTATAAATTTGGAATATGTTTCCTAACCTAGGCGAATTCAATTTTATTCAGGCCCTTTTGAAGGACTCCGCCGACTTTAAAAAAGAACCTCCCGCGACAAGAGGCTGGCTCGGCGTGGGCGACGATTGCGCCCAATTTGACGGCTGGCTCGTGACCAAGGATTTGTCGGTCGAAAATACGCATTTCAGACTGGACTGGTCGACGCCGGAACAGGCTGTCGAAAAGCATATCGTTTCGAACGTGTCCGACATTTCCGCCATGGGCGGAATCCCGCGCTTTGCGGTTCTCGGGCTTTGCATTAACAAGAATTGGTCTGTAGAAACCCGCAGCCGAGTACAGGCTGCTCTTTCGCAAGGCTTTGCGGGGCGCGGAATTGCCTTGATTGGCGGCGATACGGTGGTGGGCGATGTGGGCATGTTTTCGACAACGCTCTTGGGCTCGCTCGAAGGTGAAAATTCGAAGCCGCTGTTGCGCTCGGCGGTAAAACCGGGCGATAAGTTGTACGTGAACGGGACGCTTGGTAAATCGGATGCTGGCCTTTGGCTGTTGATGAACCACCCCGAAGCAAAAGACGAATTCCCGACGTTGGTGGAATACCACCTTTCGCCCAAGATTTGCGAGCGTGCGGGCGCGGAACTTTTGCGCCTGGGAGCCTATGGTGCTTGCATGGATATTAGCGATGGACTTTCGTCGGAGCTGAACCATTTGGCACTTTCTTCGGGCGTGATCTTGCAAATTGACGAGCAAAAACTCCCGATTGATTCCGAAGTTTTACGAATGTGCGAAAAATATGGCGAAAATCCGCTAAATTTTGCATTAAATGGCGGAGAAGAATACGAACTTCTATTTGCAAATTCTAGCCCAAAAAGTATATTTATGAAAAATACCCAATTGGGCGAGGTGTGCGAAATTGGATATGCTGCGGAAAAATCCGTTGGCGACCCAGTGAACATGCTTTGCAAAAATGGAGAAAAAATGCCCGTTCAACCTCGGGCGTGGTCGCATTTATGATAAATAGCAATAAGATGAACTTGGGCCAGTTGCTGCTTCGTCAAGGTGTATTGGACGAAGACCAGTTGGCTCATGCCATGGCCGAACACAAACGTACCGGGCTTATGCTCAGTAAGATTCTGGTGCGCTTGGGAATGGTGAGCGAAGAAACTTTGACGAACATTCTCGGTTCGCAAATGCAGTCTTCGACCAAGATGCGTATCGGTGAAATGCTCCTGGCTCAGGGTTACATTACCCAAGAGCAGTTGGACAAGGCTCTCGAAACGCAAAAGACTTCGGGCAAACGCTTGGGCCGTACATTGGTGGATTTGGGCTACATGCCCGAAGAGCGTTTGATTGAAATTCTTTCGAGACAGTTCGAAGTTCCTTATGTAAAGCTAGACAACTTCAATATCGATCCGAACGCCTATACCTTCTTGCCCGAAGACATGTGTAAGCAGTATAAGGTGGTCCCGCTGTTTGTTCAGAAGGGTGAAGATGATCGTCGTCAGGTCCGCTCTGTGATGACGATTGCCATGACGGACCCGACGAACATGCGCACGATTAGCATCGTGAAGTTCAAGGTCCGTATGGACGTGGACATCGTGATGGCCTCCGAAGCGGACGTGATGAAGGCCATTGAACGCGTGTTTGCCGGCCACGGTCCTGCCGAAGAATCCCTCGCCGAACTTATCAGTGAATCTAAGGACGGCGAAGAACTTGAAACCGTGGAACGCGGTCAGGGCGGTAATGACGAACCCGAACTGAGTGACGAAGAAGGTCGCCAGGTGGTGAAGATCGTGACCACGCTGATTCACGAAGCCATTGCCCGTAAGGCATCTGATATTCACCTGGAACCGCAAGAAACGTTCCTCAAGCTCCGTTACCGTATTGACGGTGACCTGCAGGTGATGTCCCCGATTCCGGCACGTTTGATGCCGCAGATTCTTTCGCGTATTAAGCTCCTTTCTAAGATGGATATTGCCGAAAAACGTAAACCGTTGGACGGCCGTTTTACCGTGCGTTACAAGGGTTCCGAAGTGGACCTTCGTGTGAGCTCGTTCCCGATTTCTCTGCGTAAGCGCGGCGTTTGCGAAAAGATCGTTATGCGTATCTTGAACCCGAACTCCGGTCAGTTCCCGCTGAAGGATATGGGTTTCGACCCGCGTGTGCTCAAGCAATTTATCGATGCGATTAATGCTCCTAACGGTATTGTGCTGGTGACCGGTCCTACCGGTTCCGGTAAGTCTACCACGCTTTATGCTTCTATTCGAGAAATTTTGGAT
Above is a genomic segment from Fibrobacter sp. UWB5 containing:
- the thiL gene encoding thiamine-phosphate kinase; amino-acid sequence: MFPNLGEFNFIQALLKDSADFKKEPPATRGWLGVGDDCAQFDGWLVTKDLSVENTHFRLDWSTPEQAVEKHIVSNVSDISAMGGIPRFAVLGLCINKNWSVETRSRVQAALSQGFAGRGIALIGGDTVVGDVGMFSTTLLGSLEGENSKPLLRSAVKPGDKLYVNGTLGKSDAGLWLLMNHPEAKDEFPTLVEYHLSPKICERAGAELLRLGAYGACMDISDGLSSELNHLALSSGVILQIDEQKLPIDSEVLRMCEKYGENPLNFALNGGEEYELLFANSSPKSIFMKNTQLGEVCEIGYAAEKSVGDPVNMLCKNGEKMPVQPRAWSHL
- a CDS encoding GspE/PulE family protein; translation: MINSNKMNLGQLLLRQGVLDEDQLAHAMAEHKRTGLMLSKILVRLGMVSEETLTNILGSQMQSSTKMRIGEMLLAQGYITQEQLDKALETQKTSGKRLGRTLVDLGYMPEERLIEILSRQFEVPYVKLDNFNIDPNAYTFLPEDMCKQYKVVPLFVQKGEDDRRQVRSVMTIAMTDPTNMRTISIVKFKVRMDVDIVMASEADVMKAIERVFAGHGPAEESLAELISESKDGEELETVERGQGGNDEPELSDEEGRQVVKIVTTLIHEAIARKASDIHLEPQETFLKLRYRIDGDLQVMSPIPARLMPQILSRIKLLSKMDIAEKRKPLDGRFTVRYKGSEVDLRVSSFPISLRKRGVCEKIVMRILNPNSGQFPLKDMGFDPRVLKQFIDAINAPNGIVLVTGPTGSGKSTTLYASIREILDSTINISTMEDPVELNIDGVNQGQINNAAGFTFAAGIRALLRQDPDVIMIGEMRDQETSSMAIEAALTGHLVFSTLHTNDAAGAFPRLLEMGLEPFLVSTAIKGVLAQRLVRRICKYCKEPVEISQEMRDEFHLTPDMQFYHGKGCEKCDGSGYKGRCGIYEFLVPNETVRNLIIKRSSGDVIKRAAMQECGMITLRMDGIQKALDGHTTLEQAIGASTSDD